The following are encoded in a window of Saccharothrix longispora genomic DNA:
- a CDS encoding class I SAM-dependent methyltransferase has translation MHEVVNTHQAEAWNGYEGRHWAEHQARYDEVNSGFNEVLLDAADIGPHDRVLDIGCGNGQVTRLAAARGSGAVGIDLSAPMLARARLSAVAEGVGDVVFEQGDAQVHPFPAGAFDVALSRFGVMFFTDPVAAFGNVARALRPGGRLAFLAMRDLGDLGDVVAPLGWDPAPGRGPLSMADPDEVDRVLRAAGFRDVRAAPAEAPQVWGRDVADATAFLMGWGPVRHALRDADAATAERVERAVAESLRSHAGPGGVRLRGTAWLVTARV, from the coding sequence GTGCACGAGGTCGTCAACACCCACCAGGCCGAGGCGTGGAACGGCTACGAAGGACGGCACTGGGCCGAGCACCAAGCCCGCTACGACGAGGTCAACAGCGGTTTCAACGAGGTGCTGCTCGACGCGGCGGACATCGGGCCGCACGACCGGGTGCTCGACATCGGCTGCGGGAACGGCCAGGTCACGCGGCTGGCGGCGGCACGGGGCAGCGGGGCCGTCGGCATCGACCTGTCCGCGCCGATGCTGGCCCGCGCGCGGCTCTCCGCCGTCGCGGAGGGCGTCGGCGACGTCGTCTTCGAGCAGGGCGACGCCCAGGTGCACCCGTTCCCGGCGGGCGCGTTCGACGTGGCGCTGAGCCGGTTCGGGGTGATGTTCTTCACCGACCCGGTGGCCGCGTTCGGCAACGTCGCGCGGGCACTGCGGCCCGGCGGGCGGCTGGCGTTCCTGGCGATGCGCGACCTCGGCGACCTCGGCGACGTGGTCGCCCCGCTCGGCTGGGACCCCGCGCCGGGCCGCGGGCCGCTGTCGATGGCGGACCCGGACGAGGTCGACCGGGTGCTGCGCGCGGCCGGGTTCCGCGACGTGCGGGCCGCGCCGGCGGAGGCGCCGCAGGTGTGGGGCCGGGACGTGGCCGACGCGACGGCGTTCCTGATGGGCTGGGGACCCGTGCGGCACGCGCTGCGCGACGCCGACGCGGCCACCGCGGAACGGGTGGAGCGCGCGGTGGCCGAGTCCCTGCGGTCGCACGCCGGACCGGGCGGCGTGCGGCTGCGCGGCACCGCGTGGCTGGTCACGGCACGGGTGTGA
- a CDS encoding peptidoglycan-binding domain-containing protein — protein sequence MGPVKLGSLRVAVLAAALAAGLSAGFATPAGARVERVALPSVDMEAVLKAAQIDPRRADSALTPGAGSSVLLVERALVAKGLLAPSYADGHFGTKTIDAYATYQRSLGYTGIDASGFPGPTSLRLLGETTYAVTRPVSAGSRVAFRGVTVNTRTRAMVVEAERLLGRTLGLTQGSYNPGGVAGSAGTHDGGGALDISVSGMTATTRTAVAKALRRVGFAAWVRTPAQGDWGYHVHAVAINDPDLSSGAQHQAGDYYLGLNGLANRGPDDGPSVAKVTWEEYQRAR from the coding sequence ATGGGTCCGGTGAAACTCGGGTCGCTGCGGGTCGCCGTGCTGGCGGCGGCGCTCGCGGCGGGGTTGTCGGCGGGGTTCGCGACGCCGGCGGGAGCGCGGGTCGAGCGGGTCGCGCTGCCGTCGGTCGACATGGAGGCGGTGCTGAAGGCCGCGCAGATCGACCCGCGACGGGCGGACTCGGCGCTCACGCCGGGCGCCGGGAGCAGCGTGCTGCTGGTGGAACGGGCGCTGGTCGCGAAAGGGCTGCTGGCCCCGTCGTACGCCGACGGGCACTTCGGCACGAAGACGATCGACGCCTACGCGACCTACCAGCGGTCGCTCGGCTACACCGGGATCGACGCGTCCGGCTTCCCCGGCCCGACCTCGCTGCGCCTGCTCGGCGAGACGACCTACGCGGTGACGCGACCGGTGTCCGCGGGATCGCGGGTGGCCTTCCGCGGCGTCACGGTGAACACCCGCACCAGGGCCATGGTGGTCGAGGCCGAACGCCTGCTCGGCCGCACCCTCGGCCTCACGCAGGGCTCGTACAACCCGGGCGGCGTGGCCGGGTCGGCCGGCACGCACGACGGCGGCGGCGCGCTCGACATCTCGGTGTCCGGCATGACCGCGACCACCCGCACGGCCGTCGCGAAGGCGTTGCGGCGGGTCGGGTTCGCGGCCTGGGTCCGCACGCCCGCGCAAGGTGACTGGGGCTACCACGTCCACGCCGTCGCGATCAACGACCCGGACCTGTCCAGCGGCGCGCAGCACCAGGCGGGCGACTACTACCTGGGGCTCAACGGCCTGGCCAACCGGGGCCCGGACGACGGCCCGTCCGTCGCGAAGGTGACGTGGGAGGAGTACCAGCGCGCCCGGTGA
- a CDS encoding helix-turn-helix domain-containing protein, which yields MAPRRAAALRDGGVSLRDHLITSAAALIAERGTAGLTVRDIARGAAVAVGVLYNHFADKEELLALALHEHVRSVGERLGPPAAGGTLAEDLHAFVVHALDVHAAILPAFAGLVGQPEVFARFDALPDPLAGGRGLHDELAARLRVERDRGRVAAGTDVDAVATLVVGACHELVLPRLYRSPSTPVEVPPGYADALVETVLNGIAPR from the coding sequence ATGGCACCTCGACGAGCGGCAGCGCTGCGTGACGGCGGCGTGAGCCTGCGCGACCACCTGATCACGTCGGCCGCCGCCCTCATCGCCGAACGCGGCACCGCCGGGCTCACCGTCCGGGACATCGCGCGCGGCGCGGCGGTCGCCGTCGGCGTGCTCTACAACCACTTCGCCGACAAGGAGGAACTGCTCGCGCTCGCCCTGCACGAGCACGTCCGCTCGGTCGGCGAACGGCTCGGCCCGCCCGCCGCCGGCGGTACGCTCGCCGAGGACCTGCACGCGTTCGTCGTGCACGCCCTCGACGTGCACGCGGCGATCCTGCCCGCGTTCGCCGGCCTGGTGGGGCAGCCGGAGGTCTTCGCGAGGTTCGACGCGCTGCCCGACCCGCTGGCCGGCGGGCGCGGCCTGCACGACGAACTCGCCGCCCGCCTGCGCGTCGAGCGGGACCGCGGCCGGGTCGCGGCGGGCACCGACGTGGACGCGGTGGCCACCCTCGTCGTCGGCGCGTGCCACGAACTGGTGCTGCCGCGCCTGTACCGCTCGCCGTCCACCCCCGTCGAGGTGCCGCCGGGGTACGCGGACGCGCTGGTCGAGACCGTGCTGAACGGCATCGCGCCGCGGTAG
- a CDS encoding acetate/propionate family kinase produces MRVLVVNAGSSSLKLRLLGPGDEVERAADVPPVAAGAADVLRDWPVPDAVGHRVVHGGTRFTAPVVVDPEVRRELEDLTALAPLHQPKSLAGLAAVGELYPDVPAVACFDTAFHTTIPAAASTYAVPREWRERYAIRRYGFHGLSHAYSARRAAEWLRPGLRLVTCHLGAGASLAAVADGRCVDTTMGFTPLEGLVMATRSGTVDPGLVLWLEEHEKLSPHEVATALEERSGLTALAGTGDLREIDAAASAGDPDAVLALDVYVHRLVAGVAAMTASLGGLDALVFTGGVGEGSATVRRMAASRLAFLGVAIDEERNASVDGDAELTAASAFTQTLVIGAREDVEIARGVRSALRS; encoded by the coding sequence GTGCGGGTCCTGGTCGTCAACGCGGGCTCGTCGAGCCTGAAGCTGCGCCTGCTCGGCCCCGGTGACGAGGTCGAGCGGGCCGCGGACGTCCCACCGGTCGCCGCCGGGGCGGCCGACGTGCTGCGGGACTGGCCCGTCCCGGACGCCGTGGGCCACCGCGTCGTGCACGGCGGCACGCGGTTCACCGCCCCGGTGGTGGTGGACCCGGAGGTGCGGCGGGAGCTGGAGGACCTGACCGCCCTCGCGCCCCTGCACCAGCCGAAGTCGCTGGCGGGCCTGGCCGCGGTGGGGGAGCTGTACCCCGACGTGCCCGCCGTGGCGTGCTTCGACACCGCGTTCCACACCACCATCCCGGCCGCCGCGTCGACCTACGCCGTGCCCCGCGAGTGGCGCGAGCGGTACGCGATCCGCCGCTACGGTTTCCACGGCCTGTCGCACGCCTACAGCGCCCGGCGGGCGGCCGAGTGGCTGCGGCCGGGGCTGCGCCTGGTCACGTGCCACCTGGGCGCGGGCGCCTCGCTGGCCGCCGTCGCCGACGGCCGGTGCGTGGACACGACGATGGGCTTCACCCCGTTGGAGGGCCTGGTCATGGCCACCCGGTCCGGCACCGTCGACCCGGGGTTGGTGCTGTGGCTGGAGGAGCACGAGAAGCTGTCGCCGCACGAGGTCGCGACCGCCCTGGAGGAGCGTTCGGGCCTCACCGCGCTGGCGGGCACCGGCGACCTGCGCGAGATCGACGCCGCCGCGTCCGCCGGGGACCCGGACGCGGTGCTCGCCCTCGACGTGTACGTGCACCGGCTGGTGGCGGGGGTGGCCGCGATGACGGCGTCGTTGGGCGGGTTGGACGCCCTGGTGTTCACCGGCGGGGTGGGGGAGGGGTCGGCGACCGTGCGCCGGATGGCCGCCTCGCGGCTGGCCTTCCTCGGGGTGGCGATCGACGAGGAGCGCAACGCCTCGGTCGACGGGGACGCCGAGTTGACCGCCGCCTCGGCGTTCACGCAGACGTTGGTGATCGGTGCGCGGGAGGACGTGGAGATCGCGCGGGGGGTGCGGTCGGCCCTGCGGTCCTAG
- a CDS encoding YnfA family protein: MSVVRSLALFVLAALAEIGGAWLVWQGVREHRGLLWIGAGVVSLGLYGFVATLQPDAHFGRILAAYGGVFVAGSLAWAVAVDRFRPDRWDYLGAAICLVGVAVIMYAPRG; encoded by the coding sequence ATGTCGGTGGTTCGCTCGTTGGCGTTGTTCGTGCTGGCCGCGCTGGCGGAGATCGGCGGCGCCTGGCTGGTGTGGCAGGGCGTCCGCGAGCACCGGGGGCTGCTGTGGATCGGCGCGGGCGTCGTGTCGCTCGGCCTCTACGGGTTCGTGGCGACCCTCCAGCCCGACGCGCACTTCGGGCGCATCCTGGCCGCGTACGGCGGGGTGTTCGTGGCCGGGTCGCTCGCGTGGGCGGTGGCGGTGGACAGGTTCCGCCCCGACCGCTGGGACTACCTGGGCGCGGCGATCTGCCTGGTCGGCGTGGCCGTGATCATGTACGCCCCGCGCGGATGA
- a CDS encoding phosphoketolase family protein: MIAASVERMPSTHDDLTLLDAYWRAANYLSVGQIYLLDNPLLREPLLPEHVKPRLLGHWGTTPGLNLVYAHVNRVIRQRDLNALYVTGPGHGGPGLVANAYLEGTYSEVYSHIGEDVDGLRALFRQFSFPGGIPSHVAPETPGSIHEGGELGYALLHAYGAVFDNPDLLSVCVVGDGEAETGPLAASWHSNKFLDPRRDGVVLPVLHLNGYKIANPTVLARIPDDELASLMRGYGHRPHFVVGDEPKAVHEQLASTLDTVLDEIAECKESRTRPAWPMIVLRTPKGWTGPREVDGVRVEGTFHAHQVPLSNTRKDSAHRAQLEEWMRSYRPEELFDESGRLVAELRALAPVGDRRMSANPHTNGGRLLRDLRMPDFRDHAVTVERPAVESSEATRVLGEFLREVTRRNPDNFLVMGPDEVASNRLQALFDVTGRSWNAITEPGDDHLAPDGRVFEVLSEHLCQGWLEGYLLTGRHGLFTSYEAFIHIVDSMLNQHAKWLKTTRDIPWRAPIASLNYLLSSHVWRQDHNGFSHQDPGFLDHVVNKKAEIVRVYLPPDTNTLLSVADHCLRSRHYVNVIVAGKQPALTYLTMDEAIAHCARGLGIWDWAGTTDGEPDVVLACAGDIPTLEALAAAKLLREHLPELKVRVVNVVDLMRLQPDTEHPHGLSDRAFDALFTTDKPVVFAFHGYPWLIHRLTYRRTNHRNLHVRGYKEEGTTTTPFDMVMLNDLDRFHLVMDVIDRVPSLGGAAAVLRQRMVDARLAARDYTREHGEDDPAIAGWTWG; encoded by the coding sequence GTGATCGCGGCTAGCGTCGAGCGCATGCCGTCCACGCACGACGACCTCACCTTGCTGGACGCCTACTGGCGTGCGGCCAACTACCTGTCGGTCGGGCAGATCTACCTGCTCGACAACCCCCTGCTGCGTGAACCGCTCCTGCCCGAGCACGTCAAGCCGAGGCTGCTCGGCCACTGGGGCACCACCCCCGGCCTGAACCTGGTCTACGCGCACGTGAACCGGGTGATCAGGCAACGCGACCTCAACGCCCTCTACGTCACCGGTCCGGGCCACGGCGGGCCGGGGCTGGTGGCCAACGCCTACCTGGAGGGCACCTACAGCGAGGTGTACTCGCACATCGGCGAGGACGTGGACGGCCTGCGCGCGCTGTTCCGCCAGTTCTCCTTCCCCGGCGGCATCCCCAGCCACGTCGCCCCCGAGACGCCCGGCTCGATCCACGAGGGCGGGGAGCTGGGGTACGCGCTGCTGCACGCCTACGGCGCGGTGTTCGACAACCCCGACCTGCTCTCGGTGTGCGTGGTCGGCGACGGCGAGGCGGAGACCGGGCCGCTGGCCGCCAGCTGGCACTCCAACAAGTTCCTCGACCCCCGGCGCGACGGCGTCGTGCTGCCGGTCCTGCACCTCAACGGCTACAAGATCGCCAACCCGACGGTGCTGGCGCGCATCCCGGACGACGAGCTGGCCTCGTTGATGCGCGGGTACGGGCACCGGCCGCACTTCGTCGTCGGCGACGAGCCGAAGGCCGTCCACGAGCAGCTGGCGTCCACTCTGGACACCGTGCTGGACGAGATCGCCGAGTGCAAGGAGAGCCGCACCCGCCCGGCGTGGCCGATGATCGTGCTGCGCACGCCCAAGGGCTGGACCGGACCGCGCGAGGTCGACGGCGTTCGCGTCGAGGGCACGTTCCACGCGCACCAGGTGCCGCTGTCGAACACCCGCAAGGACTCCGCGCACCGGGCGCAGCTGGAGGAGTGGATGCGCTCCTACCGGCCAGAGGAGCTGTTCGACGAGTCGGGCCGGCTGGTCGCGGAACTGCGCGCGCTCGCGCCCGTCGGCGACCGGCGGATGAGCGCCAACCCGCACACGAACGGCGGCCGGCTGCTGCGCGACCTGCGGATGCCCGACTTCCGCGACCACGCCGTCACCGTCGAGCGGCCCGCCGTCGAGAGCAGCGAGGCCACGCGGGTGCTGGGCGAGTTCCTCCGCGAGGTCACCCGCCGCAACCCGGACAACTTCCTGGTCATGGGCCCGGACGAGGTGGCGTCCAACCGCCTCCAGGCGCTGTTCGACGTCACCGGCCGGTCGTGGAACGCGATCACCGAACCCGGTGACGACCACCTCGCCCCGGACGGCCGGGTGTTCGAGGTGCTGTCCGAGCACCTGTGCCAGGGCTGGCTGGAGGGCTACCTGCTGACCGGCAGGCACGGCCTGTTCACCAGCTACGAGGCGTTCATCCACATCGTCGACTCGATGCTCAACCAGCACGCCAAGTGGCTCAAGACGACCCGCGACATCCCGTGGCGCGCGCCGATCGCCTCGCTCAACTACCTGCTGTCCTCGCACGTGTGGCGGCAGGACCACAACGGCTTCTCCCACCAGGACCCGGGTTTCCTCGACCACGTGGTGAACAAGAAGGCCGAGATCGTCCGCGTCTACCTGCCGCCGGACACCAACACCCTGCTCTCGGTCGCCGACCACTGCCTGCGCAGCAGGCACTACGTGAACGTGATCGTCGCCGGGAAGCAGCCCGCGCTGACCTACCTGACGATGGACGAGGCCATCGCGCACTGCGCGCGCGGTCTGGGCATCTGGGACTGGGCGGGCACCACCGACGGCGAACCGGACGTGGTCCTGGCGTGCGCGGGCGACATCCCGACCCTGGAGGCGCTGGCCGCGGCCAAGCTGCTGCGCGAGCACCTGCCGGAGCTGAAGGTGCGCGTGGTCAACGTGGTCGACCTGATGCGCCTGCAACCCGACACCGAGCACCCGCACGGGCTGTCGGACCGCGCGTTCGACGCGCTGTTCACCACGGACAAGCCCGTGGTCTTCGCGTTCCACGGCTACCCGTGGCTCATCCACCGACTGACCTACCGCCGCACCAACCACCGCAACCTGCACGTGCGCGGCTACAAGGAGGAGGGCACCACCACCACGCCGTTCGACATGGTGATGCTCAACGACCTCGACCGCTTCCACCTGGTGATGGACGTGATCGACCGCGTGCCGTCGCTGGGCGGTGCCGCGGCGGTGCTGCGGCAGCGCATGGTCGACGCGAGGCTGGCGGCGCGCGACTACACGCGTGAGCACGGTGAGGACGACCCGGCCATCGCCGGCTGGACGTGGGGCTGA
- a CDS encoding spore photoproduct lyase family protein → MTAEPLLRPTRIYVEPAAAELPRGRAVLARFPDAERVEVASHWQIPELHGDEANVRRWVRIKREALVLGVKKSLSARPNGRSAHFIAPSTANGCAMACAYCYVPRRKGYSNPITVFANIDQITGYLARHVRRQGTMTSPDQVDDAAWVYDIGENSDCAVDALVSDNVRDLVELFGSLPTAKASFATKHVNRDLLTWDPKGRTRVRFSLMPERTAKLLDIRTSPVADRLAALDDFVAAGYEVHVNLSPVVVHDGWLEDWRELLVSLGDATTPATRAQLAAEIIMLTHNRALHEVNLGWHPKAEELLWRPDLQEGKRSEGGGVNVRYRAGLKRRLLDELLDLVAEHAPYLRVRYAF, encoded by the coding sequence GTGACCGCCGAACCGCTCCTGCGCCCCACGCGCATCTACGTCGAGCCCGCCGCCGCCGAACTGCCCCGCGGCCGGGCCGTGCTGGCCCGGTTCCCCGACGCGGAGCGGGTCGAGGTGGCGAGCCACTGGCAGATCCCCGAGCTGCACGGTGACGAGGCCAACGTGCGCCGGTGGGTGCGGATCAAGCGGGAAGCGCTGGTCCTGGGCGTGAAGAAGTCCCTGTCGGCGCGTCCCAACGGCCGGTCGGCGCACTTCATCGCGCCCTCCACCGCGAACGGCTGCGCGATGGCGTGCGCGTACTGCTACGTGCCGCGCCGCAAGGGCTACTCGAACCCGATCACGGTGTTCGCCAACATCGACCAGATCACCGGCTACCTGGCCCGGCACGTACGGCGGCAGGGGACGATGACGTCACCGGACCAGGTGGACGACGCGGCGTGGGTCTACGACATCGGCGAGAACTCGGATTGCGCGGTCGACGCGTTGGTCAGCGACAACGTGCGGGACCTGGTCGAGCTGTTCGGCTCGCTGCCCACGGCCAAGGCGTCCTTCGCGACGAAGCACGTCAACCGCGACCTGCTCACCTGGGACCCGAAGGGCCGCACCCGCGTCCGCTTCTCCCTGATGCCCGAGCGCACCGCGAAGCTGCTCGACATCCGGACCAGCCCGGTGGCCGATCGCCTGGCCGCGCTGGACGACTTCGTCGCCGCCGGGTACGAGGTGCACGTCAACCTCAGCCCGGTGGTCGTCCACGACGGCTGGCTGGAGGACTGGCGCGAACTGCTCGTGTCGCTGGGCGACGCCACCACCCCCGCCACCCGTGCCCAACTGGCCGCCGAGATCATCATGCTGACCCACAACCGCGCGCTGCACGAGGTCAACCTGGGCTGGCACCCGAAGGCCGAGGAGCTGCTGTGGAGGCCGGACCTCCAGGAGGGCAAGCGCAGCGAGGGCGGCGGCGTCAACGTCCGCTACCGCGCCGGCCTCAAGCGCCGACTGCTGGACGAGCTGCTGGACCTCGTCGCCGAGCACGCCCCCTACCTGCGCGTCCGCTACGCCTTCTGA
- a CDS encoding pirin family protein — MSNVEADPAELVCATTSGGVEVLGAREVPLGGPRAMTVRRTLPQRSRTMIGAWCFADHYGPDDVSVSGGMDVAPHPHTGLQTASWLFSGEIEHRDSLGVHALVRPGELNLMTAGRGICHSEVSTPATTVLHGVQLWVALPDAHRDAPRDFQHHAPEPVAVDGAVVRLFLGTLLGRTSPVRTFTPLLGAEVVLEPGARLELDVDPAHEHGVLVDLGGVEVAGTAVARGDLGYVGTGASSLVLVNPGDVPARAVLLGGEPFGEELVMWWNFVGRSHEEVAAHREAWQRGSDRFGEVVGYPGDRLPAPPMPTGRLRPRPNPAPHPGCPGNPPATATAT, encoded by the coding sequence ATGAGCAACGTCGAAGCCGACCCCGCCGAGCTGGTGTGCGCCACCACGTCCGGCGGGGTCGAGGTGCTCGGGGCCCGGGAGGTCCCCCTGGGCGGCCCGCGCGCGATGACCGTGCGCCGCACGCTCCCCCAGCGGTCCCGGACGATGATCGGGGCGTGGTGCTTCGCCGACCACTACGGTCCCGACGACGTGTCGGTCAGCGGCGGCATGGACGTCGCGCCGCACCCGCACACCGGCCTCCAAACGGCGAGCTGGCTGTTCAGCGGCGAGATCGAGCACCGCGACAGCCTCGGCGTGCACGCCCTGGTGCGGCCGGGCGAGCTGAACCTGATGACGGCGGGCCGCGGCATCTGCCACTCGGAGGTGTCCACGCCGGCGACGACCGTGCTGCACGGCGTGCAACTGTGGGTCGCCCTGCCCGACGCCCACCGCGACGCGCCGCGCGACTTCCAGCACCACGCGCCCGAGCCGGTCGCGGTGGACGGCGCGGTGGTCCGCCTTTTCCTCGGCACGCTGCTCGGCCGCACGTCCCCGGTGCGCACGTTCACACCGCTGCTGGGCGCGGAGGTCGTCCTGGAGCCCGGTGCGCGGCTGGAGCTCGACGTCGACCCGGCGCACGAGCACGGCGTGCTGGTCGACCTGGGCGGCGTCGAGGTCGCCGGCACCGCGGTCGCACGCGGTGACCTGGGGTACGTCGGGACCGGTGCGTCGTCGCTGGTCCTGGTCAACCCGGGCGACGTCCCGGCCCGCGCGGTCCTGCTGGGCGGCGAGCCGTTCGGCGAGGAACTGGTCATGTGGTGGAACTTCGTGGGGCGCAGCCACGAGGAGGTCGCGGCCCACCGCGAGGCGTGGCAGCGCGGTTCGGACCGGTTCGGCGAGGTCGTCGGCTACCCGGGCGACCGGCTGCCCGCGCCCCCGATGCCGACGGGCCGGCTGCGCCCGCGCCCCAACCCGGCACCTCACCCGGGGTGTCCCGGCAACCCGCCGGCGACGGCCACGGCCACCTGA